The Streptomyces sp. RKAG293 genome includes a region encoding these proteins:
- a CDS encoding urease accessory protein UreF, translating to MTSSATVPTTAPAPAARAALLMLADGRFPAGGHAHSGGGEAAVTAGLIHDPASLAAFCRGRLHTSGLVAAALAAAACAGLDPLLLDAAADARTPSPALRATARKLGRQLMRAARAAWPAAELDRLAAARPRGAHQPIVLGVTARAAGLTPLDAAHVAAYEAVTGPTTAAVRLLGLDPFSVGAVLARLAPELDAVAERAALAAARAATEGLEALPAASAPLLDLHAEQHAAWPVRLFAS from the coding sequence ATGACGTCGAGTGCCACGGTGCCCACGACGGCACCGGCCCCCGCCGCCAGGGCCGCGCTGCTGATGCTGGCCGACGGACGGTTCCCGGCCGGCGGTCACGCCCACTCCGGCGGTGGCGAGGCGGCCGTCACCGCCGGCCTCATCCATGACCCGGCCAGTCTCGCCGCCTTCTGCCGGGGCCGGCTGCACACCTCGGGGCTGGTGGCCGCCGCGCTCGCCGCGGCGGCCTGCGCGGGTCTCGACCCGCTGCTGCTCGACGCCGCCGCCGACGCCCGCACCCCGTCACCCGCGCTGCGCGCCACCGCCCGCAAGCTCGGCCGGCAACTGATGCGCGCCGCGCGGGCCGCCTGGCCCGCCGCGGAACTCGACCGGCTCGCCGCCGCCCGCCCGCGCGGCGCACATCAGCCGATCGTGCTCGGCGTCACCGCCCGCGCCGCGGGCCTGACCCCACTGGACGCGGCGCACGTGGCGGCCTACGAAGCCGTCACCGGCCCGACCACCGCCGCCGTCCGGCTGCTCGGCCTCGACCCCTTCTCCGTCGGCGCCGTCCTGGCCCGCCTCGCCCCCGAACTCGACGCCGTGGCCGAACGCGCCGCCCTGGCCGCCGCCCGCGCCGCGACGGAAGGGCTCGAAGCCCTGCCCGCCGCGTCCGCGCCGCTGCTCGACCTCCACGCCGAGCAGCACGCGGCCTGGCCCGTCCGGCTCTTCGCCTCCTGA
- a CDS encoding urease subunit alpha: MAELTRAVYADLFGPTAGDRIRLADTDLLIEVERDLSGGPAGSGDEVVFGGGKVIRESMGQSRATRAEGTPDTVITGAVVLDHWGVVKADIGIRDGRITAIGKAGNPETMDGVHPDLVIGPETEIIAGNGRILTAGAVDAHVHFISPTVVDQALSAGVTTIVGGGTGPAEGTRATTITPGPWHLARMFAALEAYPVNIGLLGKGNTVSSEAMYSQLRGGAVGFKIHEDWGATPAAIDACLTVCDATGAQLAIHTDTLNEAGFVEDTLAAIAGRGIHAYHTEGAGGGHAPDIITVVSRPNVLPSSTNPTRPHTVNTVEEHLDMLMVCHHLNPAVPEDLAFAESRIRPSTIAAEDFLHDLGAISIISSDSQAMGRVGEVVLRTWQTAHVMKKRRGSLPGDGRADNHRARRYVAKYTINPAVAQGLDQEIGSVETGKLADLVLWEPAFFGVKPLLVIKGGQIAYAQMGDANASIPTPQPVLPRPMFGAVGRAPAANSFNFTTHTALDDGLPDRLGLGKRFLPIRSTRALTKADMRENDALPRVEVDPDTFTVRIDGEVVEPAPAAELPMAQRYFLF; the protein is encoded by the coding sequence ATGGCTGAACTCACCCGCGCCGTATACGCCGACCTGTTCGGCCCGACGGCGGGCGACCGGATCCGGCTCGCCGACACCGACCTGCTGATCGAGGTCGAACGGGATCTGTCCGGCGGCCCGGCCGGCTCCGGCGACGAGGTGGTCTTCGGCGGCGGGAAGGTGATCCGCGAGTCCATGGGCCAGTCCCGGGCGACCCGCGCGGAAGGCACCCCCGACACCGTCATCACCGGCGCGGTCGTCCTGGACCACTGGGGCGTCGTCAAGGCGGACATCGGCATCCGGGACGGCCGTATCACCGCGATCGGCAAGGCCGGAAACCCCGAGACGATGGACGGCGTGCATCCGGACCTGGTGATCGGACCCGAGACCGAGATCATCGCGGGCAACGGCAGGATCCTCACCGCCGGAGCGGTCGACGCGCACGTCCACTTCATTTCACCGACCGTCGTCGACCAGGCCCTGTCCGCCGGGGTGACGACCATCGTCGGCGGCGGCACCGGCCCCGCCGAGGGCACCAGGGCCACCACCATCACCCCCGGACCCTGGCACCTGGCCCGGATGTTCGCGGCGCTGGAGGCGTATCCGGTCAACATAGGACTGCTCGGCAAGGGCAACACGGTGTCGTCCGAGGCGATGTACAGCCAGCTGCGCGGCGGCGCCGTGGGATTCAAGATCCATGAGGACTGGGGGGCGACCCCGGCCGCCATCGACGCCTGTCTGACGGTGTGCGACGCCACCGGAGCCCAGCTCGCCATCCACACCGACACCCTGAACGAGGCCGGCTTCGTCGAGGACACCCTCGCCGCCATCGCCGGCCGCGGCATCCACGCCTACCACACCGAAGGTGCGGGCGGCGGGCACGCACCCGACATCATCACCGTCGTCTCCCGGCCCAACGTGCTGCCGTCCTCGACCAATCCCACCCGGCCGCACACCGTCAACACCGTCGAGGAGCACCTCGACATGCTGATGGTCTGCCATCACCTCAACCCGGCCGTCCCCGAGGACCTCGCCTTCGCGGAATCGCGCATCAGGCCCTCGACGATCGCCGCCGAGGACTTCCTGCACGACCTCGGCGCGATCAGCATCATCAGCTCCGACTCCCAGGCCATGGGGCGGGTCGGCGAGGTCGTGCTGCGGACCTGGCAGACCGCGCACGTGATGAAGAAGCGCCGTGGATCCCTGCCCGGGGACGGGCGCGCTGACAACCACCGGGCTCGTCGCTATGTCGCCAAATACACCATCAACCCGGCGGTCGCGCAGGGCCTGGACCAGGAGATCGGCTCGGTCGAGACCGGAAAGCTCGCCGACCTCGTCCTGTGGGAACCGGCGTTCTTCGGCGTCAAGCCGCTGCTCGTCATCAAGGGCGGCCAGATCGCCTACGCGCAGATGGGCGACGCCAACGCCTCCATCCCCACCCCCCAACCGGTGCTGCCCCGGCCCATGTTCGGCGCCGTCGGACGTGCCCCGGCCGCCAACTCCTTCAACTTCACCACCCACACCGCGCTCGACGACGGACTCCCGGACCGGCTCGGCCTCGGCAAGCGGTTCCTGCCGATCCGCAGCACCCGGGCGCTGACCAAGGCCGACATGCGGGAGAACGACGCCCTGCCGCGCGTCGAGGTCGACCCCGACACCTTCACCGTGCGCATCGACGGCGAGGTCGTCGAACCGGCCCCCGCCGCCGAACTGCCCATGGCCCAGCGTTACTTCCTCTTCTGA
- a CDS encoding urease subunit beta encodes MIPGEILHADEPVPLNAGKPVTRLTVLNTADRPVQVGSHYHFAETNPGLDFDRAAAHGLRLSIAAGTAVRFEPGIPVAVELVPIGGARIVAGLRGETAGALDG; translated from the coding sequence ATGATCCCCGGAGAGATCCTCCACGCGGACGAGCCCGTACCGCTCAACGCCGGAAAGCCCGTCACCCGGCTGACGGTGCTCAACACCGCCGACCGTCCGGTCCAGGTCGGCTCCCACTACCACTTCGCCGAGACCAACCCCGGTCTGGACTTCGACCGCGCGGCCGCCCACGGCCTGCGGCTGTCCATCGCCGCCGGCACCGCGGTGCGCTTCGAGCCGGGCATCCCGGTCGCGGTGGAGCTGGTCCCCATCGGCGGTGCGCGCATCGTCGCCGGGCTGCGCGGCGAGACCGCGGGAGCCCTCGATGGCTGA
- a CDS encoding urease subunit gamma produces the protein MQLTPHEQERLLIHVAADVADRRRARGLRLNHPESIALITAHILEGARDGRTVADLMASGRTVLSRADVMDGIPEMIPDVQVEATFPDGTKLVTVHDPIV, from the coding sequence GTGCAACTGACCCCCCATGAGCAGGAGCGCCTGCTCATCCACGTCGCCGCCGACGTGGCGGACCGGCGCCGCGCGCGCGGTCTACGGCTCAACCACCCCGAGTCCATCGCGCTGATCACCGCGCACATCCTCGAAGGCGCCCGCGACGGCCGCACCGTCGCCGACCTGATGGCCTCGGGCCGCACGGTGCTGAGCCGGGCCGACGTCATGGACGGCATCCCCGAGATGATCCCGGACGTGCAGGTCGAGGCCACCTTCCCCGACGGGACCAAGCTGGTCACCGTGCACGACCCGATCGTCTGA
- a CDS encoding M28 family metallopeptidase: protein MRHALTAIGAVTALSAALISASPAATAAATAPATPAPTVAAPDIPVANVKAHLTQLQSIATANSGNRAHGRPGYKASLDYVKGKLDAAGYTTTIQQFTSSGSTGYNLIADWPGGDANHVVMNGAHLDSVTAGPGINDNGSGTAGTLEVALAVSRAGLQPTKHLRFGWFGAEELGMVGSTYYVNNLPAAERSKIDAYLNFDMIGSPNPGYFVYDDNAALETVFKNFFASKGIPTEIETEGDGRSDHAPFKDAGVPVGGLFSGADYTKTAAQAQKWGGTSGQAFDACYHRSCDTSANLNDSALDNNSDAIAYAVWNLSTGTTTPPTGTVFENTTDVAIPDAGAAVTSPVTVSGIAGNAPSALQVGVNIVHTYRGDLVIDLVAPDGTAYRLKNSSGSDSADNVVATYTVNASSEVANGVWKLKVQDVARADTGYINSWKLTF, encoded by the coding sequence CTGCGCCATGCCCTGACCGCCATCGGCGCGGTCACCGCGCTCTCGGCGGCCCTCATCAGCGCATCGCCCGCGGCCACTGCCGCGGCCACCGCCCCGGCCACCCCCGCGCCGACCGTCGCCGCACCGGACATCCCGGTCGCCAACGTCAAGGCGCACCTGACCCAACTGCAGTCCATCGCCACCGCCAACAGCGGAAACCGCGCCCACGGGCGGCCCGGCTACAAGGCCTCCCTCGACTACGTCAAGGGCAAGCTGGACGCGGCCGGCTACACCACCACCATCCAGCAGTTCACTTCCAGTGGTTCCACCGGCTACAACCTGATAGCCGACTGGCCGGGCGGCGACGCCAACCACGTGGTGATGAACGGCGCGCATCTGGACTCCGTCACCGCCGGCCCCGGCATCAACGACAACGGCTCCGGAACCGCCGGCACGCTGGAGGTCGCCCTCGCCGTCTCGCGCGCCGGGCTGCAGCCCACCAAGCACCTGCGCTTCGGCTGGTTCGGCGCGGAGGAGCTGGGGATGGTCGGCTCCACCTACTACGTCAACAACCTGCCGGCCGCCGAGCGGTCGAAGATCGACGCCTATCTCAACTTCGACATGATCGGCTCGCCCAACCCCGGGTACTTCGTCTACGACGACAACGCGGCGCTCGAGACCGTCTTCAAGAACTTCTTCGCCTCCAAGGGCATCCCGACCGAGATCGAGACCGAGGGCGACGGCCGGTCCGACCACGCCCCCTTCAAGGACGCGGGCGTGCCGGTCGGCGGGCTCTTCAGCGGCGCGGACTACACCAAGACCGCCGCACAGGCGCAGAAGTGGGGCGGCACCTCGGGCCAGGCGTTCGACGCCTGCTACCACCGCTCGTGCGACACCTCCGCCAACCTCAACGACAGCGCGCTGGACAACAACAGCGACGCCATCGCGTACGCGGTCTGGAATCTGAGCACCGGGACCACGACACCGCCGACCGGCACGGTCTTCGAGAACACCACGGACGTCGCCATCCCGGACGCGGGCGCCGCGGTCACCTCGCCGGTCACCGTCAGCGGCATCGCGGGCAATGCGCCCAGCGCTCTGCAGGTGGGCGTCAACATCGTCCACACCTACCGCGGTGACCTGGTCATCGACCTGGTCGCCCCCGACGGCACCGCCTACCGGCTGAAGAACTCCAGCGGGTCGGACTCCGCGGACAACGTGGTCGCCACCTACACCGTCAACGCCTCAAGCGAGGTCGCCAACGGCGTCTGGAAGCTCAAGGTCCAGGACGTCGCCCGCGCCGACACCGGCTACATCAACAGCTGGAAGCTGACCTTCTGA
- a CDS encoding type II toxin-antitoxin system Phd/YefM family antitoxin has protein sequence MAHEVPVTQARAELAELINRVVYGGEQVVLTRHGKPLVALVSAADLQRLRDLDAAAEEPVISTVSSFGSRASATGERRRFGIAAEHRGPDAGDRRPGRE, from the coding sequence ATGGCCCATGAAGTCCCGGTGACACAAGCGCGTGCGGAGCTCGCGGAACTGATCAACCGCGTTGTCTACGGCGGTGAGCAGGTGGTGCTGACGCGCCACGGCAAGCCGCTCGTCGCCCTGGTCTCCGCCGCTGACCTGCAGCGACTGCGCGATCTTGATGCGGCGGCCGAGGAGCCGGTGATCAGCACGGTCTCCTCGTTCGGCTCCCGGGCGTCCGCCACGGGCGAACGCCGCCGCTTCGGCATCGCCGCGGAACACCGCGGCCCGGACGCCGGGGATCGGCGTCCGGGCCGCGAATGA
- a CDS encoding ATP-dependent Clp protease proteolytic subunit, whose translation MIRPTARYVLPEFTERTSSGTRTMDPYSKLLQERVVILGTQIDDTSANDVMAQFIHLESSAPGQDISLYINSPGGSFTAMTAIYDTMQFVTCDVSTVCIGQAASAAAVLLAAGAPGKRMITPGARVLIHQPSFGQAVQGTIADLEIQARELLRTREQLEALLVRHTGKEPERVSADIERDMILDATQALAYGIVDRVTLSRKTSGTAHGIR comes from the coding sequence ATGATCCGACCCACCGCCCGCTACGTCCTGCCCGAGTTCACCGAACGCACCAGCTCCGGGACCCGCACCATGGACCCGTACTCCAAGCTGCTGCAGGAACGCGTCGTCATCCTCGGGACGCAGATCGACGACACCTCCGCCAACGACGTCATGGCGCAGTTCATCCATCTGGAGAGCTCGGCACCCGGGCAGGACATCTCGCTGTACATCAACTCCCCCGGCGGCTCGTTCACCGCCATGACCGCGATCTACGACACGATGCAGTTCGTGACCTGCGACGTGTCGACGGTCTGCATCGGCCAGGCGGCCTCGGCCGCCGCCGTGCTGCTCGCCGCCGGCGCGCCCGGGAAGCGCATGATCACGCCGGGCGCGCGGGTCCTCATCCACCAGCCGTCCTTCGGCCAGGCCGTACAGGGCACCATCGCAGACCTGGAGATCCAGGCCCGGGAACTGCTGCGCACCCGGGAGCAGTTGGAGGCGCTGCTGGTGCGGCACACCGGCAAGGAGCCCGAGCGGGTCAGCGCCGACATCGAGCGCGACATGATCCTCGACGCCACGCAGGCGCTGGCCTACGGAATCGTCGACCGGGTCACCCTCAGCCGGAAGACCAGCGGCACCGCGCACGGCATCCGGTGA
- a CDS encoding NlpC/P60 family protein, whose translation MSTRLSRLGAASVLTAAAVAVPALLPATATHADAATVSAKALSIAASKKGSPYQYGAAGPNRFDCSGLTLYSFNKAGKKLPRTTGAQYNSTKHITASSRQVGDLVFFHTGSSVYHVGIYAGSGKIWHAPKTGTRVRLEKIWTGSVWYGRVR comes from the coding sequence ATGTCCACACGTCTGTCCCGTCTGGGGGCCGCCTCGGTCCTCACCGCCGCCGCTGTCGCGGTCCCCGCCCTGCTGCCGGCCACCGCCACCCACGCCGACGCGGCCACCGTCTCCGCCAAGGCCCTGAGCATCGCAGCGTCGAAGAAGGGCTCGCCGTACCAGTACGGTGCCGCGGGGCCGAACCGCTTCGACTGCTCAGGACTCACCCTGTACTCGTTCAACAAGGCCGGCAAGAAGCTGCCCCGCACCACCGGCGCCCAGTACAACAGCACCAAGCACATCACGGCGTCGAGCCGACAGGTCGGCGACCTGGTGTTCTTCCACACCGGCAGCAGCGTCTACCACGTCGGCATCTACGCCGGCAGCGGCAAGATCTGGCACGCCCCCAAGACCGGCACCCGGGTCCGGCTGGAGAAGATCTGGACCGGCAGTGTCTGGTACGGCCGGGTCCGCTGA
- a CDS encoding VOC family protein produces MTYLNPVHHITFDAADPYRLAVFWAELTGYALEDSDPGDAEVLIDPGQPGVPGLLFIRVPEGKSAKNRVHLDIQPPTGTRDETVERLAGLGATVVSDQRRPDGTGWVYMADPEGNEFCVERSAPERARAAAEATQAAEAAQA; encoded by the coding sequence ATGACCTATCTCAACCCCGTCCACCACATCACCTTCGACGCCGCCGATCCGTACCGCCTCGCCGTGTTCTGGGCCGAGCTGACCGGCTACGCGCTGGAGGACTCCGACCCGGGCGACGCCGAGGTGCTCATCGATCCGGGCCAACCGGGCGTCCCCGGACTGCTGTTCATCCGGGTGCCCGAGGGCAAGTCGGCCAAGAACCGGGTGCACCTGGACATCCAGCCGCCCACCGGTACCCGCGACGAGACGGTCGAACGGCTGGCGGGGCTGGGCGCAACCGTGGTCAGTGACCAGCGGAGGCCGGACGGAACGGGATGGGTGTACATGGCCGACCCGGAGGGCAACGAGTTCTGCGTCGAGCGCAGCGCCCCCGAACGCGCCCGGGCGGCGGCCGAGGCGACGCAGGCGGCTGAAGCAGCGCAGGCATGA
- a CDS encoding GNAT family N-acetyltransferase: protein MSLPRILADVEQGVLPSPDGGVTMVPQPSERDAGVFSFAAHAVLFTDTDHDWMRGLLAPGDLAAPLSPAFLDALGRRVGRRVENIDMMLLARPLPGPPDLRLEPATDRAHPRIARALRRRDDVRAWTTPGGTVLIGRGVGGRWEAALEVDPGARGTGLGRRLARAARHLVPDGRPLWAQIAPGNAASVRAFLAAGYVPVGAEALLVAAQG from the coding sequence ATGAGTCTGCCGCGGATCCTGGCCGACGTGGAACAGGGCGTCCTGCCCTCCCCGGACGGCGGGGTGACCATGGTGCCGCAGCCTTCGGAGCGGGACGCCGGGGTCTTCTCCTTCGCCGCGCACGCCGTCCTGTTCACCGATACCGACCACGACTGGATGCGCGGCCTGCTGGCCCCCGGCGATCTCGCCGCACCGCTCAGCCCCGCGTTCCTGGACGCCCTGGGCCGGCGCGTCGGCCGGCGGGTGGAGAACATCGACATGATGCTGCTCGCCCGGCCGCTGCCGGGGCCGCCGGATCTGCGACTGGAGCCGGCCACCGACCGCGCCCATCCGCGGATCGCCCGCGCGCTGCGGCGCCGTGACGATGTACGGGCCTGGACGACACCTGGCGGCACCGTACTGATCGGCCGGGGCGTCGGCGGCCGCTGGGAAGCGGCCCTGGAGGTCGACCCCGGCGCGCGCGGAACGGGTCTGGGCCGCCGCCTCGCCCGCGCCGCCCGCCACCTGGTGCCCGACGGCCGTCCGCTGTGGGCCCAGATCGCCCCGGGCAACGCCGCCAGCGTGCGCGCCTTCCTGGCCGCCGGATACGTCCCGGTGGGTGCGGAGGCGCTCCTGGTCGCGGCCCAGGGCTGA
- a CDS encoding ATP-binding protein — protein MADLQEASVTLPSDPASVTTARRYVCGLLADWGMPENAPAVDAVRLIVSELATNAVLHTLGQSPTFTVDVQLERSEHLRIGVTDSHPRWPQRLPAAVQQDNGRGMVIIRHLTAESGGRLSVTPTPDGGKTVWIMLPWAVPVQ, from the coding sequence ATGGCAGACCTCCAGGAAGCATCCGTCACCCTGCCGAGCGACCCCGCCTCGGTCACCACGGCTCGCCGGTACGTGTGCGGGCTGCTGGCGGACTGGGGGATGCCGGAGAACGCGCCCGCCGTCGACGCGGTGCGGCTGATCGTCTCCGAACTCGCCACCAACGCCGTGCTGCACACGCTCGGCCAGTCACCCACCTTCACCGTGGACGTCCAGCTGGAGCGGTCCGAGCACCTGCGGATCGGGGTCACCGACAGCCATCCGCGCTGGCCGCAGCGGCTGCCGGCCGCCGTCCAGCAGGACAACGGGCGCGGCATGGTCATCATCCGCCACCTCACCGCGGAATCCGGCGGCCGGCTCTCGGTCACCCCCACGCCGGACGGCGGCAAGACCGTCTGGATCATGCTCCCCTGGGCGGTTCCGGTGCAGTGA
- a CDS encoding helix-turn-helix transcriptional regulator produces the protein MQQIPAVRRRKLGAELRRQRDLAGMTSGEAARRAGWHQSKVSRVETGRSSARPEDVACLLDIYGVRDRELRDLLATLAGKGTQRGWWHDFRDVLPPEYRDFISLETGACRARTMENSVVPGLLQTPAYARALTRSVLPRLGAREVDALVEVRTARQAVLEQDSPLELHALLDEAVLRRKVGGEQVMGAQLRHLAEAARMPRIRLQVLPFAAGGHIGVTGSFVIFSFPLIADLDVVVIDHLTSSLYVDRQEDLRAYSAAFDRLRSHALSYDDSLAFISGIGSGSDSWIGSGNSKGA, from the coding sequence ATGCAACAGATCCCCGCGGTACGACGCCGAAAGCTCGGAGCGGAACTCCGGCGGCAACGCGATCTGGCCGGGATGACGAGCGGCGAGGCCGCCCGCAGGGCCGGCTGGCACCAGTCGAAGGTGAGCCGTGTCGAGACCGGCCGCAGCAGCGCGCGGCCGGAGGACGTGGCCTGCCTGCTGGACATCTACGGGGTCCGCGACCGTGAACTGCGCGACCTGCTGGCGACCTTGGCCGGGAAGGGTACCCAGCGCGGCTGGTGGCACGACTTCCGCGACGTACTGCCCCCGGAGTACCGCGACTTCATCAGTCTGGAAACCGGCGCCTGCCGGGCGCGCACCATGGAGAACAGCGTGGTGCCCGGCCTGTTGCAGACCCCGGCGTACGCCCGCGCGCTCACCCGGTCGGTCCTCCCGCGGCTCGGGGCACGGGAGGTCGACGCCCTGGTCGAGGTGCGGACGGCCCGGCAGGCCGTGCTGGAGCAGGATTCCCCGCTGGAGCTGCACGCTCTGCTCGACGAGGCGGTGCTGCGGCGCAAGGTCGGTGGAGAACAGGTCATGGGGGCGCAGTTGCGGCACCTCGCGGAAGCCGCCAGGATGCCGCGGATACGGCTGCAGGTTCTGCCCTTCGCCGCGGGCGGCCACATAGGTGTTACGGGATCTTTCGTAATCTTCTCATTCCCGCTCATCGCCGATCTGGACGTTGTTGTTATCGACCATTTGACGAGTAGTCTCTATGTGGATCGACAAGAGGATCTCAGGGCGTACAGCGCCGCGTTCGACCGATTGCGCTCCCACGCCCTGTCGTACGACGACTCATTGGCGTTCATTTCCGGGATCGGCTCCGGGAGCGACTCCTGGATCGGCTCCGGGAACAGCAAAGGCGCGTAA
- a CDS encoding DUF397 domain-containing protein yields MPVLPRYVSSSTTLCAARWQRSSYSTAANNCVETARLSAGPLAVRDSKNPQGPALLFAPAAWDDFVRALRAGEFAGPG; encoded by the coding sequence ATGCCGGTACTGCCTCGGTACGTTTCCTCCAGCACAACGCTTTGTGCGGCGCGGTGGCAGCGCAGCAGCTACAGCACCGCGGCCAACAATTGCGTCGAAACGGCCCGGTTGTCCGCAGGACCGCTGGCCGTACGCGACTCCAAGAACCCTCAGGGACCGGCGCTGCTGTTCGCGCCGGCCGCCTGGGACGACTTCGTACGGGCGCTACGCGCCGGTGAGTTCGCCGGACCGGGCTGA
- a CDS encoding 8-amino-7-oxononanoate synthase yields MSRDPFDWIDAHAERRREAGLVRTLRPRQAESALLDLAGNDYLGLARHPRVTRAGADACLLWGAGSTGSRLVTGTTELHTELEAELAAFCGFEAALVFASGYAANLAAVTALTGPGTLIVSDTSNHASLIDGCRLSRADTEVVAHRDTEAVRKALDAHDGPAVVVSDSVFSVDGDAAPLAGLAAACREHGAALLVDDAHGLGVLGEGGRGAAWAAGLAGAPDVVVTATLSKSLGSQGGVVLGPARVIEHLVNAARTFIFDTGLAPAAAGAALGALRLLRDEPERAERARAVALQLYDRLTAAGLRSARPDACVVAVRAPSAGEALQWAADCRTAGLAVGCFRPPSVPDGISRLRLTARGDLTDQQIAEAVEVIVRTAPRDSARSGELTGA; encoded by the coding sequence ATGAGCCGCGACCCGTTCGACTGGATCGACGCCCACGCCGAGCGGCGCCGCGAGGCCGGTCTCGTCCGCACCCTGCGACCGCGGCAGGCGGAGTCGGCGCTGCTGGACCTGGCGGGCAACGACTACCTCGGGCTGGCCCGGCACCCCCGGGTGACCCGGGCCGGGGCCGACGCCTGTCTGCTGTGGGGCGCGGGCTCCACCGGCTCCCGGCTGGTCACCGGTACCACCGAGCTGCACACCGAACTGGAGGCGGAGCTCGCCGCCTTCTGCGGGTTCGAGGCCGCCCTGGTCTTCGCCTCGGGCTACGCCGCGAACCTGGCCGCCGTCACCGCGCTGACCGGGCCCGGCACGCTCATCGTCTCCGACACCTCCAACCACGCCTCGCTCATCGACGGCTGCCGGCTGTCGCGCGCGGACACCGAGGTCGTCGCGCACCGCGACACGGAAGCGGTGCGCAAGGCGCTGGACGCGCACGACGGGCCCGCCGTCGTCGTCTCCGACTCGGTCTTCTCCGTCGACGGCGACGCGGCCCCGCTCGCCGGACTGGCCGCCGCCTGCCGCGAGCACGGCGCCGCGCTGCTCGTCGACGACGCCCACGGACTGGGCGTCCTGGGCGAGGGCGGGCGGGGCGCGGCCTGGGCCGCGGGGCTGGCCGGCGCGCCCGATGTGGTCGTCACCGCCACGCTCTCGAAATCGCTGGGCAGCCAGGGCGGCGTGGTGCTCGGGCCGGCCCGGGTGATCGAGCACCTGGTGAACGCCGCCCGCACCTTCATCTTCGACACCGGGCTCGCGCCCGCCGCGGCGGGCGCCGCCCTCGGCGCGCTGCGGCTGCTGCGTGATGAGCCGGAGCGTGCGGAGCGGGCCCGCGCGGTGGCCCTGCAGCTGTACGACCGGCTGACCGCGGCGGGGCTGCGGTCGGCCCGGCCGGACGCCTGTGTCGTCGCGGTGCGTGCTCCGTCGGCCGGGGAGGCGCTGCAGTGGGCGGCGGACTGCAGGACCGCCGGCCTGGCGGTGGGGTGCTTCCGCCCGCCGTCGGTGCCCGACGGCATCTCGCGGCTGCGGCTGACCGCCCGCGGCGACCTGACGGATCAGCAGATCGCCGAGGCGGTCGAGGTGATCGTGCGCACCGCGCCGCGGGATTCAGCCCGGTCCGGCGAACTCACCGGCGCGTAG